In Streptomyces qaidamensis, one DNA window encodes the following:
- a CDS encoding P-II family nitrogen regulator, whose translation MKLITAVVKPHRLDEIKEALQAFGVHGLTVTEASGYGRQRGHTEVYRGAEYTVDLVPKIRIEVLVEDDDAEQLIDVVVKAARTGKIGDGKVWSIPVDTAVRVRTGERGPDAL comes from the coding sequence ATGAAGCTCATCACCGCCGTCGTGAAGCCGCACCGGCTCGACGAGATCAAGGAGGCCCTGCAGGCCTTCGGAGTACACGGCCTGACGGTCACCGAGGCCAGCGGCTACGGTCGTCAGCGGGGCCACACCGAGGTCTACCGCGGTGCCGAGTACACCGTCGACCTGGTCCCCAAGATCCGCATCGAGGTCCTGGTCGAGGACGACGACGCCGAGCAGCTGATCGACGTGGTGGTCAAGGCGGCCCGCACCGGCAAGATCGGTGACGGCAAGGTCTGGTCCATCCCGGTCGACACGGCCGTACGGGTCAGGACCGGCGAGCGCGGTCCCGACGCGCTCTGA
- a CDS encoding bifunctional DNA primase/polymerase codes for MGFTIGISRGMRDIRSGARRRGRTSDGTAVAEYTGLWGWDVVPGARASAGACSCGRGDCPAPGAHPLDFAPVLAAGATLDDVTDIWGEFPGASVMLPVGRAFDVIEVAEPAGCRALARLERMGLPVGPVAATPDGRAHFLVAPGAAADLPGLLYRMGWDDPDSLDLRGLGPGAHITAPPSDRGGLGPVRWLRSPALDSASRPPEARLVLGTLAYVAHRSRA; via the coding sequence ATGGGCTTCACGATCGGCATCAGCCGGGGCATGCGCGACATCCGGTCCGGCGCACGCCGCCGCGGCCGCACGTCGGACGGTACGGCCGTGGCCGAGTACACCGGCCTGTGGGGCTGGGACGTGGTGCCGGGCGCCCGGGCCTCGGCGGGCGCCTGCTCCTGCGGCCGCGGTGACTGCCCGGCGCCGGGCGCGCACCCGCTGGACTTCGCGCCGGTGCTCGCCGCAGGAGCGACGCTGGACGACGTGACCGACATCTGGGGCGAGTTCCCCGGCGCCTCGGTGATGCTCCCGGTCGGCCGGGCGTTCGACGTCATCGAAGTGGCCGAACCCGCCGGCTGCCGTGCGCTGGCCCGGCTGGAGCGCATGGGCCTGCCCGTCGGCCCGGTCGCGGCCACCCCGGACGGCCGCGCCCACTTCCTCGTCGCCCCCGGCGCCGCCGCCGACCTGCCCGGCCTGCTCTACCGCATGGGCTGGGACGACCCGGACTCCCTCGACCTGCGCGGTCTCGGCCCCGGCGCGCACATCACGGCGCCGCCCTCCGACCGCGGCGGCCTCGGCCCGGTGCGCTGGCTCCGCTCCCCCGCCCTGGACTCGGCCTCCCGGCCGCCGGAGGCCCGTCTGGTGCTGGGCACACTGGCCTACGTGGCGCACCGGTCACGGGCGTAG
- a CDS encoding class I SAM-dependent methyltransferase, producing the protein MTPTLVRQHLPHAGAAPRVDLRARARDWSEIQERMLVPLYEAVYERLEVGPATRLLGLGCGSGLSLLMAAARGAAVTGVDASPERMALARERLLPGTPGTRTGPDARLVDGSPRDTAVPGAPGYTLVTAFEPIGCLAGDSEGLGGLLAEATPLTQRGAAVVLAGWGPPERCATASVMRVATKLAEPLRTSGSWRPACRDDLEDVAQRAGLRPDGSGRVACPFGYADVDSAVRGLKSTGLFDAAMTATDQVQVDKELTEALHPHRRQDGTVWMPNVFRYLIARTP; encoded by the coding sequence ATGACACCTACGCTCGTGCGGCAGCACCTGCCTCACGCGGGGGCCGCACCCCGCGTGGACCTGCGTGCACGCGCGCGTGACTGGTCCGAGATCCAGGAGCGGATGCTCGTACCGCTCTACGAGGCCGTCTACGAGCGACTGGAAGTGGGTCCTGCCACGCGGCTGCTCGGCCTCGGCTGCGGTTCCGGACTCTCCCTGCTGATGGCCGCCGCCCGGGGAGCGGCGGTCACCGGTGTCGACGCTTCCCCCGAAAGAATGGCCCTGGCGCGGGAGCGGCTGCTGCCCGGGACGCCGGGCACGCGGACGGGTCCGGACGCGCGGCTGGTCGACGGCTCGCCCCGGGACACCGCGGTGCCGGGCGCTCCCGGGTACACCCTGGTGACCGCCTTCGAGCCGATCGGCTGCCTGGCGGGCGATTCGGAGGGGCTGGGCGGGCTGCTCGCGGAGGCGACACCGCTCACCCAGCGCGGTGCGGCCGTGGTGCTGGCCGGCTGGGGTCCGCCTGAGCGCTGCGCCACGGCGTCCGTGATGCGGGTGGCCACGAAGCTGGCGGAGCCGCTGCGCACCTCGGGCAGCTGGCGTCCCGCCTGCCGCGACGATCTGGAGGACGTCGCCCAGCGGGCCGGGCTCAGGCCGGACGGCTCGGGGCGGGTGGCGTGCCCCTTCGGCTATGCCGATGTGGACAGCGCGGTGCGCGGCCTGAAGTCGACGGGCTTGTTCGACGCGGCGATGACGGCGACGGACCAGGTGCAGGTGGACAAGGAGCTGACCGAGGCCCTGCATCCGCACCGGCGGCAGGACGGCACGGTGTGGATGCCGAACGTGTTCCGGTACCTGATCGCCCGGACACCCTGA
- a CDS encoding ammonium transporter → MAPAITLAAEAPKLSAANTGFMLICSALVMLMTPGLAFFYGGMVRVKSTLNMLMMSFISLGIVTILWVLYGFSMAFGTDSGSLIGWNSDWVGLGNIGLTELWPGYTIPVFVFLVFQLMFAIITPALISGALADRVKFSAWALFITLWATIVYFPVAHWVWGAGGWAFELGVIDFAGGTAVHINAGAAALGVILVIGKRVGFKKDPMRPHSLPLVMLGAGLLWFGWFGFNAGSWLGNDDGVGALMFVNTQVATAAAMLAWLIYEKIRHGAFTTLGAASGAVAGLVAITPAGGAVTPMGAIAVGAIAGVLCAMAVGLKYKFGYDDSLDVVGVHLVGGVVGSLLIGFFASGKGQSEVEGLFYGGGLTQFWKQCAGVFAVLAYSLIVSAILAFILDKTMGMRVPEDDEVAGIDQAEHAETAYDFSGAGGGAAKTAATAPVAAAASKKVDA, encoded by the coding sequence ATGGCACCAGCCATCACCCTTGCCGCAGAAGCGCCCAAGCTCTCTGCCGCGAACACAGGGTTCATGCTCATCTGTTCCGCCCTGGTGATGCTCATGACGCCGGGTCTGGCCTTCTTCTACGGAGGCATGGTCCGCGTCAAGAGCACCCTGAACATGCTGATGATGAGCTTCATCAGCCTCGGGATCGTCACCATCCTGTGGGTGCTGTACGGCTTCTCCATGGCGTTCGGCACCGACTCCGGCAGCCTCATCGGCTGGAACTCCGACTGGGTCGGACTCGGCAACATCGGCCTGACGGAGCTGTGGCCCGGCTACACCATTCCGGTCTTCGTGTTCCTGGTCTTCCAGCTGATGTTCGCGATCATCACGCCCGCCCTGATCAGCGGCGCCCTCGCGGACCGCGTGAAGTTCAGCGCCTGGGCGCTCTTCATCACCCTGTGGGCCACGATCGTCTACTTCCCGGTCGCGCACTGGGTCTGGGGCGCCGGTGGCTGGGCCTTCGAACTGGGTGTCATCGACTTCGCCGGTGGTACGGCGGTGCACATCAACGCGGGTGCCGCGGCGCTTGGCGTGATCCTCGTCATCGGCAAGCGCGTCGGCTTCAAGAAGGACCCGATGCGCCCGCACAGCCTGCCGCTGGTCATGCTCGGCGCCGGTCTGCTGTGGTTCGGCTGGTTCGGCTTCAACGCCGGCTCCTGGCTCGGCAACGACGACGGCGTGGGCGCGCTGATGTTCGTCAACACGCAGGTCGCCACCGCCGCCGCCATGCTCGCCTGGCTCATCTACGAGAAGATCCGCCACGGCGCGTTCACCACGCTGGGCGCCGCCTCCGGCGCCGTCGCCGGTCTGGTCGCCATCACCCCCGCGGGTGGTGCGGTCACCCCGATGGGCGCGATCGCCGTCGGCGCCATCGCCGGTGTGCTGTGCGCCATGGCCGTCGGCCTGAAGTACAAGTTCGGCTACGACGACTCCCTGGACGTCGTCGGCGTCCACCTGGTCGGCGGTGTCGTCGGCTCCCTGCTGATCGGCTTCTTCGCCAGCGGCAAGGGCCAGTCCGAGGTCGAGGGCCTCTTCTACGGCGGCGGCCTGACCCAGTTCTGGAAGCAGTGCGCCGGTGTCTTCGCGGTGCTCGCCTACTCCCTGATCGTCTCCGCGATCCTCGCCTTCATCCTCGACAAGACCATGGGCATGCGGGTCCCCGAGGACGACGAGGTCGCCGGCATCGACCAGGCCGAGCACGCCGAGACCGCATACGACTTCAGCGGCGCCGGTGGCGGTGCCGCCAAGACCGCCGCCACGGCCCCGGTCGCCGCGGCCGCGAGCAAGAAGGTGGACGCATGA
- the ffh gene encoding signal recognition particle protein gives MFDTLSDRLSATFKNLRGKGRLSEADIDATAREIRIALLEADVALPVVRTFIKNVKERALGAEVSKALNPAQQVLKIVNEELVTILGGETRRLRFAKQPPTVIMLAGLQGAGKTTLAGKLGHWLKEQGHSPLLVACDLQRPNAVNQLSVVAERAGVAVYAPEPGNGVGDPVKVARDSIEHAKSKVHDIVIVDTAGRLGIDQEMMQQAADIRDAVSPDEILFVVDAMIGQDAVNTAEAFRDGVGFDGVVLSKLDGDARGGAALSIRQITGKPIMFASNGEKLDDFDAFHPDRMASRILDMGDLLTLIEQAEKTFSQEEAEKMASKLASKKGQDFTLDDFLAQMEQVRKMGSISKLLGMLPGMGQMKDQINNLDERDVDRTAAIIKSMTPAERQEPTIINGSRRARIAKGSGVEVSAVKNLVERFFEARKMMSRMAQGGGMPGMPGMPGMGGGPGRTKKKQKQAKGKQRSGNPMKRKQQEQEEAARRAAAAEGGGAFGLPQQGGKDFELPDEFKKFMG, from the coding sequence GTGTTCGATACTCTTTCCGATCGCCTCTCAGCGACCTTCAAGAACCTGCGCGGCAAGGGACGGCTCTCCGAGGCGGACATCGACGCCACGGCGCGCGAGATCCGGATCGCGCTCCTCGAGGCGGACGTGGCGCTTCCTGTCGTCCGGACGTTCATCAAGAACGTCAAGGAGCGTGCTCTCGGTGCCGAGGTCAGCAAGGCGCTGAACCCCGCCCAGCAGGTCCTCAAGATCGTCAACGAGGAACTGGTCACCATCCTCGGCGGCGAGACCCGGCGTCTGCGCTTCGCCAAGCAGCCCCCCACCGTGATCATGCTGGCGGGTCTGCAGGGTGCCGGTAAGACCACCCTCGCGGGCAAGCTCGGCCACTGGCTGAAGGAGCAGGGCCACTCGCCGCTCCTGGTCGCCTGTGACCTCCAGCGCCCCAACGCCGTCAACCAGCTCAGCGTCGTCGCCGAGCGTGCCGGTGTCGCGGTCTACGCCCCCGAGCCGGGCAACGGCGTCGGTGACCCGGTCAAGGTCGCCAGGGACTCCATCGAGCACGCCAAGTCGAAGGTCCACGACATCGTGATCGTGGACACCGCCGGCCGCCTCGGCATCGACCAGGAGATGATGCAGCAGGCCGCGGACATCCGCGACGCCGTCTCCCCGGACGAGATCCTGTTCGTCGTCGACGCGATGATCGGCCAGGACGCCGTCAACACCGCCGAGGCCTTCCGCGACGGCGTGGGCTTCGACGGCGTGGTGCTCTCCAAGCTCGACGGTGACGCCCGCGGTGGTGCCGCGCTGTCCATCCGGCAGATCACCGGCAAGCCGATCATGTTCGCGTCGAACGGCGAGAAGCTCGACGACTTCGACGCCTTCCACCCTGACCGGATGGCCTCCCGCATCCTCGACATGGGTGACCTGCTCACCCTGATCGAGCAGGCGGAGAAGACGTTCAGCCAGGAAGAGGCCGAGAAGATGGCCTCCAAGCTGGCGTCCAAGAAGGGCCAGGACTTCACCCTGGACGACTTCCTGGCACAGATGGAGCAGGTCCGCAAGATGGGCTCCATCTCCAAGCTGCTCGGCATGCTGCCGGGTATGGGCCAGATGAAGGACCAGATCAACAACCTCGACGAGCGGGACGTCGACCGCACGGCCGCCATCATCAAGTCGATGACCCCGGCCGAGCGCCAGGAGCCGACGATCATCAACGGCTCGCGCCGCGCCCGTATCGCCAAGGGCTCCGGTGTCGAGGTCAGCGCGGTCAAGAACCTGGTCGAGCGGTTCTTCGAGGCCCGCAAGATGATGTCCCGGATGGCCCAGGGCGGCGGCATGCCGGGGATGCCGGGGATGCCGGGCATGGGCGGCGGCCCCGGCCGGACGAAGAAGAAGCAGAAGCAGGCCAAGGGCAAGCAGCGCTCCGGCAACCCGATGAAGCGCAAGCAGCAGGAGCAGGAGGAGGCAGCCCGCCGGGCCGCCGCGGCCGAGGGCGGCGGAGCCTTCGGACTGCCGCAGCAGGGCGGAAAGGACTTCGAACTCCCCGACGAGTTCAAGAAGTTCATGGGCTGA
- a CDS encoding LLM class flavin-dependent oxidoreductase — protein sequence MPVTVARFNLVAPGASPAELAARYRAALEMAAYADDRGVTTVQTEEHHGAENKWLPSPFAFAGAVFGATRRIAVTVSAIIGPLHDPLRLAEEIAVLDLLSGGRLVTVAGIGYRPEEYDLFGVDYARRGRLQDELLETLLQAWTGEPFAFRGRTVRVTPRPYTAPHPLLLVGGSSEAAARRAARLGLPFFPSAHLPELEAYYKERLAEYGTEGWVMMPAAETPLLHVAEDPDRAWAQYGRHFLHEARTYASWQSGGVRSAVKSGATTVEDLRAEGVYRILTPDACVALGLDSYVLHPLSGGMPVEEGWRSLQLFCEEVLPGLAG from the coding sequence ATGCCCGTCACGGTCGCACGCTTCAACCTCGTGGCTCCCGGGGCCTCTCCCGCCGAGCTCGCCGCCCGGTACCGGGCGGCTCTGGAGATGGCCGCGTACGCCGACGACCGGGGCGTCACCACGGTCCAGACGGAGGAGCACCACGGGGCCGAGAACAAATGGCTGCCGTCTCCGTTCGCCTTCGCCGGGGCGGTCTTCGGTGCCACCCGGCGGATCGCGGTCACGGTCTCGGCGATCATCGGCCCGCTGCACGACCCGCTGCGGCTCGCCGAGGAGATCGCCGTGCTGGACCTGCTGAGCGGCGGCCGGCTGGTGACGGTCGCCGGGATCGGATACCGGCCGGAGGAGTACGACCTGTTCGGCGTGGACTACGCCCGGCGGGGGCGGCTCCAGGACGAGCTGCTGGAGACGCTGCTGCAGGCGTGGACCGGCGAACCCTTCGCCTTCCGGGGCCGCACGGTCCGTGTCACCCCGCGCCCGTACACCGCCCCGCACCCGCTGCTCCTGGTCGGCGGCTCCTCCGAGGCCGCCGCCCGCCGGGCCGCCCGGCTCGGCCTGCCCTTCTTCCCCAGCGCGCACCTGCCGGAGCTGGAGGCGTACTACAAGGAGCGGCTCGCCGAGTACGGCACCGAGGGCTGGGTCATGATGCCCGCCGCCGAGACGCCCCTGCTGCACGTGGCCGAGGACCCGGACCGGGCCTGGGCGCAGTACGGTCGGCACTTCCTGCACGAGGCGCGGACGTACGCCTCCTGGCAGTCGGGCGGAGTGCGCTCTGCTGTGAAATCGGGCGCGACGACGGTCGAGGACCTGCGCGCGGAGGGCGTGTACCGGATCCTCACCCCGGACGCGTGCGTGGCGCTCGGGCTGGACTCCTATGTCCTGCATCCGCTGTCCGGCGGGATGCCGGTGGAGGAGGGGTGGCGGAGTCTGCAGCTGTTCTGCGAGGAGGTGCTGCCGGGGCTGGCGGGCTGA
- the rpsP gene encoding 30S ribosomal protein S16, which translates to MAVKIKLKRLGKIRSPHYRIVVADSRTRRDGRAIEEIGKYHPTYHPSVIEVDAERVAYWLGVGAQPTEPVMAILKKTGDWQKFKGEPAPAPLLTQPEKAARPSFEAIGGEDEGKGEAITQKKKAEKKDEAAAESASTEA; encoded by the coding sequence GTGGCAGTCAAGATCAAGCTGAAGCGTCTGGGCAAGATCCGTTCGCCTCACTACCGCATCGTCGTCGCCGACTCCCGTACCCGCCGTGACGGCAGGGCCATCGAGGAGATCGGCAAGTACCACCCGACGTACCACCCGTCGGTGATCGAGGTCGACGCCGAGCGCGTGGCGTACTGGCTCGGTGTCGGCGCCCAGCCGACCGAGCCCGTGATGGCCATCCTCAAGAAGACCGGCGACTGGCAGAAGTTCAAGGGCGAGCCCGCCCCGGCTCCGCTGCTGACGCAGCCGGAGAAGGCCGCGCGTCCGTCCTTCGAGGCCATCGGCGGCGAGGACGAGGGCAAGGGTGAGGCCATCACCCAGAAGAAGAAGGCTGAGAAGAAGGACGAGGCCGCCGCTGAGTCCGCTTCGACCGAGGCCTGA
- the rimM gene encoding ribosome maturation factor RimM (Essential for efficient processing of 16S rRNA): protein MQLVVARIGRAHGIKGEVTVEVRTDEPELRLGPGAVLTTDPASAGPLTIETGRVHSGRLLLRFEGVSDRSGAEALRNTLLIAEIDPEELPEGEDEYYDHQLIDLDVVTADGTEVGRITEISHLPTQDLFIVERPDGSEVMIPFVEEIVREIDLEEQKAVITPPPGLIDDRAEIASSRDES from the coding sequence GTGCAGCTGGTAGTCGCACGGATCGGCCGTGCCCATGGCATCAAGGGTGAGGTCACCGTCGAGGTGCGGACCGACGAGCCGGAGCTGAGGCTCGGCCCCGGCGCCGTACTCACCACCGATCCCGCCTCCGCGGGACCGCTCACCATCGAGACGGGCCGCGTCCACAGCGGCCGCCTCCTGCTGCGCTTCGAGGGCGTCAGCGACCGCAGCGGCGCCGAGGCCCTGCGCAACACCCTCCTGATCGCCGAGATCGACCCGGAGGAACTGCCCGAGGGCGAGGACGAGTACTACGACCACCAGCTCATCGACCTCGACGTGGTCACCGCGGACGGCACCGAGGTCGGGCGGATCACGGAGATCTCGCACCTGCCCACCCAGGACCTGTTCATCGTGGAGCGCCCCGACGGCAGCGAGGTGATGATCCCCTTCGTCGAGGAGATCGTCAGGGAGATCGACCTTGAGGAGCAGAAGGCCGTCATCACCCCGCCGCCGGGATTGATCGACGACCGCGCGGAGATCGCCTCCAGCCGGGACGAGTCGTAA
- a CDS encoding RNA-binding protein, whose product MLEEALEHLVKGIVDNPDDVQVASRNLRRGRVLEVRVHPDDLGKVIGRNGRTARALRTVVGAIGGRGVRVDLVDVDHVR is encoded by the coding sequence ATGCTCGAGGAGGCTCTCGAGCACCTCGTGAAGGGCATCGTCGACAACCCTGACGATGTGCAGGTCGCCTCGCGCAACCTGCGCCGCGGCCGCGTGCTCGAGGTCCGGGTCCACCCGGACGACCTCGGCAAGGTGATCGGCCGCAACGGCCGCACCGCGCGCGCTCTGCGTACCGTCGTGGGCGCCATCGGCGGTCGCGGCGTCCGCGTCGACCTCGTCGACGTGGACCACGTCCGCTGA
- a CDS encoding [protein-PII] uridylyltransferase, with the protein MTGTDVQKEAEDSGPSGYAAARLRLLNEEARSGPPRRAALAELTDDWLTGLFAAGAEGLRGVSLVAVGGYGRGELSPRSDLDLLLLHDGGDTKAVATLADRLWYPVWDLGLDLDHSVRTPAEARKTAGEDLKVQLGLLDARHIAGDLGLTAGLRTAVLADWRNQAPKRLPELQELCAERAERQGELQYLLEPDLKEARGGLRDATALRAVAASWLADAPREGLADARRRLLDVRDALHLATGRATDRLALQEQDQVAAELGLLDADTLLRQVYEAARLVSYASDVTWREVGRVLRSRAVRPRLRAMLGGGKPTAERSPLAEGVVEQDGEVVLARAARPERDPVLPLRAAAAAAQAGLPLSLHAVRRLAATVRPVPTPWPAEAREQLVTLLGSGRPTIEVWEALEAEGLITRLLPDWERVRCRPQRNAVHLWTVDRHLIETAVRASEFTRRVSRPDLLLVAALLHDIGKGWPGDHSVAGEIIAKDVAARIGFDRHDVAVVATLVRHHLLLIDTATRRDLEDPATVRSVAEAVGSQGTLELLHALTEADALATGPAAWSSWRGSLVADLVKRVSAVLAGDVPDDPEEAAPTAEQERLALEAVATGSPVLSLRAQTEPPAGQEPSGDPEPLGVELLIAVPDQPGVLPAVAGVLAMHRLTVRTAELRSLHLPDGVDGSVLLLDWRVAAEYGSLPQAARLRADLVRALDGSLDIAGRLAERDAAYPRRRGVVAPAARVSVHPAASRLATVIEVRSQDAPGLLFRIGRALEDASVRVRSAHVSTLGANAVDAFYVTGPEGAPLPGDEAASVARKLEETLRG; encoded by the coding sequence GTGACGGGTACGGACGTGCAGAAGGAAGCAGAGGACTCGGGACCCAGCGGCTACGCGGCGGCCCGGCTGCGTCTCCTCAACGAGGAGGCGCGGTCCGGGCCGCCGCGCCGTGCGGCCCTGGCCGAACTCACGGACGACTGGCTGACCGGCCTGTTCGCAGCGGGCGCCGAGGGGCTGCGCGGTGTCTCACTCGTCGCCGTCGGCGGCTACGGACGCGGGGAGCTGTCCCCGCGCAGCGACCTCGACCTGCTTCTGCTGCACGACGGCGGCGACACCAAGGCGGTCGCCACCCTCGCCGACCGGCTCTGGTACCCCGTCTGGGACCTCGGCCTGGACCTCGACCACTCCGTCCGCACACCCGCCGAGGCCCGCAAGACCGCGGGTGAGGACCTCAAGGTGCAGCTGGGCCTGCTCGACGCCCGGCACATCGCCGGCGACCTCGGGCTCACCGCGGGACTGCGCACCGCCGTCCTGGCCGACTGGCGCAACCAGGCACCCAAACGCCTCCCCGAGCTCCAGGAACTGTGCGCCGAGCGTGCCGAACGCCAGGGCGAGTTGCAGTACCTGCTGGAGCCCGACCTCAAGGAAGCCCGCGGCGGGCTGCGGGACGCCACCGCCCTGCGGGCCGTCGCCGCCTCCTGGCTCGCCGACGCCCCGCGCGAGGGCCTCGCCGACGCCCGGCGCCGGCTCCTCGACGTCCGGGACGCCCTGCACCTGGCCACCGGGCGGGCCACCGACCGGCTCGCCCTCCAGGAGCAGGACCAGGTGGCCGCCGAGCTGGGCCTGCTCGACGCGGACACCCTGCTGCGGCAGGTGTACGAGGCGGCACGGCTCGTCTCGTACGCCAGTGACGTCACCTGGCGCGAGGTGGGGCGCGTCCTGCGCTCGCGCGCCGTGCGGCCCCGGCTGCGCGCCATGCTGGGCGGCGGGAAGCCGACCGCCGAGCGGTCCCCGCTGGCCGAGGGCGTCGTGGAGCAGGACGGCGAGGTGGTGCTCGCCCGCGCCGCGCGCCCCGAGCGCGACCCCGTGCTGCCGTTGCGCGCCGCCGCCGCAGCCGCGCAGGCCGGACTCCCGCTCTCCCTGCACGCCGTGCGGCGCCTGGCGGCCACCGTGCGCCCGGTGCCCACGCCCTGGCCCGCCGAGGCCCGCGAACAGCTCGTCACCCTGCTCGGCTCCGGCCGCCCCACCATCGAGGTGTGGGAGGCACTGGAGGCCGAGGGGCTGATCACCCGGCTGCTGCCCGACTGGGAGCGGGTGCGCTGCCGCCCGCAGCGCAACGCCGTGCACCTGTGGACCGTCGACCGGCACCTGATCGAGACCGCGGTGCGCGCCTCCGAGTTCACCCGCCGGGTCAGCCGCCCCGACCTGCTGCTGGTCGCCGCGCTGCTGCACGACATCGGCAAGGGCTGGCCCGGCGACCACTCCGTGGCCGGCGAGATCATCGCCAAGGACGTGGCCGCCCGCATCGGCTTCGACCGCCACGACGTGGCCGTCGTCGCCACCCTCGTACGGCACCACCTGCTGCTCATCGACACCGCCACCCGGCGCGACCTGGAGGACCCGGCCACCGTGCGCTCCGTCGCCGAGGCCGTCGGCTCCCAGGGCACCCTGGAGCTGCTGCACGCGCTCACCGAGGCCGACGCGCTCGCGACCGGCCCGGCCGCCTGGTCGTCCTGGCGCGGCTCGCTCGTCGCCGACCTGGTCAAACGGGTCTCGGCGGTACTCGCCGGAGACGTCCCCGACGACCCGGAGGAGGCCGCGCCGACCGCCGAGCAGGAGCGGCTCGCCCTGGAGGCGGTGGCGACGGGCAGCCCGGTGCTCTCGCTGCGGGCCCAGACCGAGCCGCCCGCCGGGCAGGAGCCGTCCGGCGACCCCGAGCCGCTCGGCGTGGAGCTGCTCATCGCCGTCCCCGACCAGCCCGGGGTGCTGCCCGCGGTGGCCGGTGTCCTCGCCATGCACCGGCTGACCGTACGCACCGCCGAGCTGCGCTCCCTGCACCTCCCGGACGGTGTCGACGGGTCCGTCCTGCTGCTGGACTGGCGGGTCGCCGCCGAGTACGGCTCCCTGCCGCAGGCCGCCCGGCTGCGCGCGGACCTGGTCCGGGCCCTGGACGGCTCCCTGGACATCGCCGGGCGCCTCGCCGAACGGGACGCGGCCTATCCGCGCCGCCGGGGCGTGGTCGCCCCCGCGGCCCGGGTGTCGGTCCACCCGGCGGCCTCCCGGCTGGCCACGGTGATCGAGGTCCGCTCGCAGGACGCGCCGGGCCTGCTGTTCCGCATCGGCCGCGCTCTGGAGGACGCGAGCGTACGGGTGCGCAGCGCGCACGTCTCGACGCTCGGCGCCAACGCCGTCGACGCCTTCTACGTGACCGGCCCGGAGGGCGCGCCCCTGCCCGGGGACGAGGCGGCGTCGGTGGCGCGGAAGCTGGAGGAGACACTGCGGGGGTGA
- the ftsY gene encoding signal recognition particle-docking protein FtsY: MDIVILAVVIAVVVLGALGGLIVGSRRKKQLPPPPPAAPDITAPPAEPHVGDEAETPREEPRRTIEEVDLPDGSAPVVVEEPPAQAPEIEIPEPTAGRLVRLRTRLSRSQNALGKGLLTLLSREHLDEDTWEEIEDTLLTADVGVQPTQELVERLRERVKVLGTRTPEELRTLLREELVTLVGRDMDRAVKTEPEDRKPGIVMVVGVNGTGKTTTTGKLARVLVADGQSVVLGAADTFRAAAADQLQTWGERVGAHTVRGPEGGDPASVAFDAVKEGKEMGANVVLIDTAGRLHTKTGLMDELGKVKRVVEKQAPVDEVLLVLDATTGQNGLVQARVFSEVVDITGIVLTKLDGTAKGGIVVAVQRELGVPVKLVGLGEGADDLAPFEPEAFVDALIGE; the protein is encoded by the coding sequence ATGGACATCGTCATCCTTGCTGTAGTCATCGCCGTGGTCGTGCTCGGCGCGCTCGGCGGGCTCATCGTCGGCAGCCGGCGCAAGAAGCAGCTGCCCCCGCCCCCGCCCGCAGCGCCCGACATCACCGCCCCACCGGCCGAGCCGCACGTCGGCGACGAGGCCGAGACGCCGCGGGAGGAACCGCGGCGCACGATAGAGGAGGTGGATCTCCCGGACGGCTCGGCTCCGGTCGTAGTCGAGGAGCCGCCCGCCCAAGCCCCCGAGATCGAGATCCCGGAACCCACCGCCGGCCGTCTGGTCCGGCTGCGGACCCGGCTCTCGCGCTCGCAGAACGCCCTCGGCAAGGGACTGCTCACCCTGCTGTCGCGCGAGCACCTCGACGAGGACACCTGGGAGGAGATCGAGGACACGCTGCTCACGGCCGACGTCGGTGTGCAGCCCACCCAGGAACTGGTCGAGCGGCTGCGCGAGCGCGTGAAGGTGCTCGGCACCCGCACCCCCGAGGAACTGCGCACCCTGCTCCGCGAGGAACTGGTCACGCTGGTCGGCCGCGACATGGACCGCGCGGTCAAGACCGAGCCGGAGGACCGCAAGCCGGGCATCGTCATGGTCGTCGGCGTCAACGGCACCGGCAAGACCACCACCACCGGCAAGCTCGCCCGCGTCCTGGTGGCCGACGGCCAGAGCGTGGTCCTCGGCGCCGCCGACACCTTCCGGGCCGCCGCCGCCGACCAGCTCCAGACCTGGGGCGAGCGGGTCGGCGCCCACACCGTGCGCGGACCGGAGGGCGGCGACCCCGCCTCCGTCGCCTTCGACGCGGTCAAGGAGGGCAAGGAGATGGGCGCGAACGTCGTGCTCATCGACACCGCCGGCCGCCTGCACACCAAGACCGGTCTCATGGACGAGCTCGGCAAGGTCAAGCGGGTCGTGGAGAAGCAGGCCCCGGTCGACGAGGTGCTGCTCGTCCTGGACGCCACCACCGGCCAGAACGGCCTGGTCCAGGCCCGGGTCTTCTCCGAGGTCGTCGACATCACCGGCATCGTGCTCACCAAGCTGGACGGCACGGCCAAGGGCGGCATCGTGGTCGCGGTCCAGCGTGAGCTGGGCGTGCCGGTGAAGCTCGTCGGCCTCGGCGAGGGCGCGGACGACCTGGCTCCGTTCGAGCCGGAGGCGTTCGTTGACGCCCTTATCGGGGAGTGA